A genomic region of Exiguobacterium oxidotolerans JCM 12280 contains the following coding sequences:
- the asnA gene encoding aspartate--ammonia ligase, which translates to MTTLVSMKQTQEAITLVKKRFEDQFAQTLGLTRVEAPLFVESTLGVNDHLNGTERVIRFDAIDHQVELEIVQSLAKWKRQALHTYGFAEGEGLYTLMHAIRRDEVLDATHSIHVDQWDWERIISKEARTIESLKTTVLSIYETIRQVELEVEEQFGIEATLPKTIHFMTTQELEDAYPTLSTKERETEVTKEYGAVFLMQIGGALASGEKHDGRAADYDDWSLNGDILVHHPEIGAFELSSMGIRVDRAALLSQIEMTGEHDKLEFPFHQGVLSETLPLTMGGGIGQSRMAMFLLKKRHIGEVQASVWSEATRRSYREQGIHLL; encoded by the coding sequence ATGACAACACTCGTATCGATGAAACAGACACAGGAAGCCATTACACTCGTAAAAAAACGCTTTGAGGATCAGTTCGCTCAAACACTCGGATTGACACGTGTAGAAGCACCTTTATTCGTAGAAAGCACGTTAGGTGTCAACGACCACTTGAACGGAACGGAGCGTGTCATTCGCTTCGACGCGATCGATCATCAAGTAGAACTCGAAATCGTTCAGTCACTCGCGAAGTGGAAACGCCAAGCGTTGCACACCTATGGGTTTGCAGAAGGCGAAGGGCTATATACATTGATGCATGCGATCCGTCGGGACGAAGTACTCGACGCGACACATTCGATTCATGTGGACCAATGGGACTGGGAACGGATCATCTCAAAAGAAGCCCGGACAATCGAATCATTAAAGACAACGGTCTTATCCATCTATGAAACGATTCGCCAAGTTGAATTAGAAGTGGAAGAGCAGTTCGGAATCGAAGCGACATTACCGAAGACGATTCACTTCATGACGACACAAGAGCTTGAAGATGCTTATCCAACCCTTTCGACGAAAGAACGCGAGACGGAAGTGACAAAAGAATACGGTGCGGTATTCTTGATGCAAATCGGCGGTGCGTTGGCATCCGGCGAAAAACATGACGGACGAGCGGCTGACTATGATGACTGGTCATTAAACGGCGATATCTTAGTCCATCACCCAGAAATTGGTGCCTTCGAATTATCTTCGATGGGGATTCGCGTCGATCGGGCGGCACTTCTGTCTCAAATCGAGATGACAGGGGAACACGACAAATTAGAGTTTCCTTTCCATCAAGGCGTTCTTTCAGAGACATTGCCTTTGACGATGGGTGGAGGAATCGGACAGTCACGGATGGCGATGTTCTTATTAAAGAAACGTCACATCGGAGAAGTTCAAGCGTCCGTCTGGTCTGAAGCGACACGTCGTTCGTACCGCGAACAAGGGATCCATCTCTTATAA
- a CDS encoding DedA family protein — protein MLEWLFAAGESNLWLFLGIMILGLGTELIPAEVGLPLLGLYVSNGTLGWTTAVAIGFFGSLMGATLFYILGRYAGRPLLVRYGKWLLIKEREIDQGERIVSKYGTWSALFGRFFPVVRSVVSIPCGLFNLSFKRYILASSVGLFPVSFFYIWLGEKFGVARAESMLKALEKELWWILGIIIIGIVGYIIYRRKTKKGES, from the coding sequence GTGTTAGAATGGTTATTCGCAGCCGGAGAATCGAATCTCTGGCTCTTTTTAGGAATTATGATTCTCGGGTTAGGGACGGAATTGATTCCGGCAGAAGTCGGGTTACCGTTGCTTGGTCTATATGTCTCAAACGGAACACTCGGTTGGACGACGGCAGTAGCAATCGGCTTCTTCGGCAGCCTGATGGGAGCGACATTGTTCTATATCTTAGGTCGTTACGCCGGACGACCATTACTCGTCCGTTACGGGAAATGGTTATTAATTAAAGAACGGGAAATCGATCAAGGGGAACGAATTGTTTCGAAATACGGAACGTGGTCAGCACTATTTGGTCGTTTCTTTCCGGTCGTCCGATCGGTCGTCTCGATTCCCTGTGGACTATTTAATCTTTCCTTCAAGCGTTATATCCTTGCTTCGAGTGTCGGATTATTTCCGGTCTCGTTCTTCTACATTTGGTTAGGAGAAAAATTTGGGGTAGCACGTGCAGAGTCGATGTTAAAAGCACTTGAAAAAGAACTGTGGTGGATTCTCGGGATTATCATCATCGGAATCGTCGGCTACATTATTTATCGTCGAAAAACGAAAAAAGGAGAATCGTAA